In Candidatus Liberimonas magnetica, one DNA window encodes the following:
- the pilQ gene encoding type IV pilus secretin PilQ, translated as MKKIAIELGIIGSFLMLFTGLSPAQEGFKTLNNIRVDGNSVIISLSGKTKYNAFKMTNPPKLIVEFSNTEHNFKEKDLAVNKSTIKRIRSGQFKNAPVKVARVVIDLSAMMEFELKSEGNDVKISFNPDTKASEVKEDQAKKTQVVPVLAQAAPVPLKPAAVPGVQTQQNQAPAQTAQTPITPAAVTPSQTQQNQSPAQGLNQQTQKTPEQQKKPEETKPAQANPETPVPKPSEVKAVPATAVPKEFQKIQKQKNDNQSKQIKQVRAKREKQAGKVNDPVKASESKLVLLPKIPVTLDFEDADIRDVLRVLSMKSGINIIFSDDVKGNVTLHLENVPFDKALETILSLNGLVSQEQGPNILRIATPQKIAEERSQAVTFTKIFPLNYAKAEDVKANLDSVRSAEGRRGNVSVDARTNSLVVTDTPDGLVSVERLMSQLDKKPQQVLIEAKIVEITLTDSYDMGIQWQYAGTPVNNDTTRVDVGQSAAAAGAAGFGAGAAGLAQRNVSGITAGGTGVNFPAAPAAGQAGSIAFGIVANNNYLTGALTALAQKGLSKTLSTPRVTTINNQEAKILVGQKVPYTSAQTQSSIGQTTSTEFLDVGIKLTVVPTVNIDNKITLFVHPEVSLFVRADPAGPVLGTREAKTTVLVENGETVVIGGLITEEDRKLGTQVPLLGDLPIIGHLFRRDFKSKDRTELLVFITPKILD; from the coding sequence ATGAAAAAAATAGCAATAGAATTGGGCATAATAGGATCATTTTTGATGCTTTTTACCGGACTATCCCCTGCACAAGAAGGTTTTAAAACTTTGAATAATATAAGGGTTGACGGAAATTCGGTAATAATCAGCCTTTCAGGCAAGACAAAATACAATGCGTTTAAAATGACGAACCCTCCCAAGCTGATCGTTGAATTTTCAAATACAGAACACAATTTTAAAGAGAAGGACCTTGCTGTTAACAAATCTACTATAAAAAGAATAAGGAGCGGCCAGTTTAAGAATGCTCCGGTCAAGGTTGCCCGTGTAGTGATAGATTTGTCGGCAATGATGGAATTTGAACTGAAGAGTGAAGGTAACGATGTGAAAATATCATTTAATCCGGATACAAAAGCAAGTGAGGTAAAAGAAGATCAAGCTAAAAAAACTCAAGTTGTGCCGGTACTTGCGCAGGCAGCACCGGTACCCTTAAAACCTGCAGCTGTTCCCGGTGTTCAAACACAGCAAAACCAAGCACCTGCACAGACAGCGCAGACTCCCATAACACCTGCAGCTGTTACTCCTTCTCAAACACAACAAAACCAGTCACCCGCTCAGGGATTAAATCAGCAAACTCAAAAAACTCCGGAACAACAAAAAAAACCTGAAGAAACCAAACCTGCGCAGGCAAATCCAGAAACCCCGGTACCTAAGCCAAGTGAAGTAAAAGCCGTACCTGCAACAGCTGTTCCTAAAGAATTCCAAAAAATCCAGAAACAGAAAAATGACAACCAGTCCAAACAAATAAAACAGGTGAGGGCAAAAAGAGAAAAGCAAGCCGGTAAAGTAAATGATCCGGTTAAAGCTTCGGAATCAAAATTAGTCCTTTTGCCGAAAATCCCTGTAACGCTCGATTTTGAGGACGCCGATATAAGGGATGTTTTAAGGGTTTTGTCCATGAAAAGCGGGATAAACATAATATTTTCAGATGATGTAAAGGGCAATGTTACCCTTCACCTTGAGAACGTGCCTTTCGACAAAGCGTTAGAAACCATTCTTTCCTTGAACGGGCTGGTAAGCCAGGAACAGGGCCCGAATATTCTTCGTATTGCAACCCCTCAAAAGATAGCGGAAGAAAGGTCTCAGGCAGTGACTTTTACAAAAATATTCCCTTTGAATTATGCAAAAGCTGAAGACGTAAAAGCTAACCTGGATTCTGTCCGCTCGGCCGAGGGAAGAAGAGGCAACGTTTCGGTTGATGCAAGAACAAACAGCCTGGTCGTAACAGACACTCCCGACGGGCTGGTTTCGGTAGAGAGGCTTATGAGCCAGCTTGATAAAAAGCCGCAGCAGGTTTTAATCGAAGCGAAAATAGTAGAAATAACCTTAACAGATTCTTATGACATGGGTATTCAGTGGCAGTATGCCGGGACCCCGGTAAATAATGACACTACAAGGGTTGATGTAGGACAATCCGCCGCAGCCGCCGGGGCTGCAGGATTTGGCGCAGGTGCTGCCGGCCTTGCTCAAAGAAATGTAAGCGGAATTACAGCTGGCGGGACTGGTGTAAATTTCCCTGCAGCGCCTGCTGCAGGCCAGGCCGGTTCAATTGCTTTTGGGATAGTGGCAAATAATAACTATTTAACCGGTGCGCTCACTGCTTTAGCTCAAAAAGGGCTTTCAAAAACCTTATCAACACCCAGAGTAACTACGATCAATAATCAGGAAGCAAAGATACTTGTGGGCCAGAAAGTGCCGTACACTTCAGCACAGACACAATCTTCCATAGGGCAGACAACCAGCACTGAATTCCTGGATGTCGGAATAAAGCTGACGGTTGTACCTACCGTGAATATCGATAATAAGATAACTCTTTTCGTCCATCCTGAGGTAAGTTTGTTTGTACGGGCTGATCCAGCCGGGCCGGTTCTAGGGACAAGAGAAGCTAAAACAACGGTTTTAGTCGAAAATGGGGAAACTGTAGTTATCGGCGGCCTTATAACCGAAGAAGACCGGAAACTCGGCACTCAAGTACCGCTATTAGGCGACCTGCCTATAATAGGGCATCTGTTCAGGAGAGATTTTAAATCTAAAGACCGGACAGAACTATTGGTTTTCATTACCCCAAAAATACTTGATTAA
- a CDS encoding O-antigen ligase family protein translates to MDSQSIPNKWLIYLFGSILAVSPILRFSWDYQTQTILGLLIILSFVYLLNNYKFSFDLVRDGLFILFFVATLIPCHKVKELSLYRDELLFLLGCFIFSFVFGHLPSEKKKGLLKIPVFIGVWFCVILLAHFFRDPEKYVLGTAVPSEIIVNLNIIAGYLTLCFGLSLIFWNDENKNYRLLPVIIFISIILSKSRIAIFSASVIVVVFSYSFYKSYFRLVKLLLVLIIVILSFLTFLKMHQYRLSDNLYLSDRLIWWHTAINIIAQNLIAGVGWGGFGNIYLNYRALPGLNTLYAHNLALQLLAETGLIGFSLFIVLLFKVFKKSTEYVKGLDNEFYLPILSGITAFLFINLFDYSFYVHSTLMLFWVCFGILYFKESRMTKREKSFLPVSLFMALNFIIAVVFLKPFAGYMFFRNGVNVFNEQKYEQAEGKLLLAVELDPEASRYYNELAKICYFEFTRNKNKVYLNNAIEAEKQAIEHSKTNAAYWSDLGWLYWTDNQNKYASDSMLKAIKYDRFNPKYQNNLRNFLNFTGHAK, encoded by the coding sequence GTGGATTCTCAAAGCATTCCTAATAAATGGCTAATATATCTATTCGGTTCTATTTTAGCTGTTTCACCCATCTTAAGATTTAGCTGGGACTACCAAACCCAAACAATTCTTGGATTACTCATAATACTTTCGTTCGTCTACCTGTTGAACAACTATAAATTCTCTTTTGATCTTGTCAGGGATGGTTTGTTTATTTTGTTCTTTGTCGCTACGTTGATACCGTGCCATAAAGTAAAAGAATTGTCTTTATATAGGGATGAACTACTATTTTTGCTGGGTTGTTTTATCTTTTCATTTGTTTTTGGGCATTTGCCTTCGGAGAAAAAAAAAGGTCTTTTAAAAATACCTGTTTTCATAGGCGTCTGGTTCTGTGTTATATTATTGGCCCATTTCTTTAGGGACCCCGAAAAATATGTACTCGGCACAGCTGTCCCATCTGAAATAATCGTTAACCTCAACATTATTGCAGGGTATTTGACCCTTTGTTTCGGATTGTCTTTAATATTCTGGAATGACGAAAATAAAAATTACAGGCTCCTCCCGGTAATAATCTTTATAAGCATTATCCTGTCTAAATCGAGGATAGCGATATTTAGCGCATCGGTCATAGTAGTTGTGTTCTCCTATAGTTTTTACAAGTCCTATTTCAGGCTTGTTAAACTGTTATTGGTCTTAATAATAGTTATATTGAGTTTTTTGACATTCCTTAAAATGCACCAGTACCGTCTTTCGGATAATTTATATTTATCTGACAGACTAATTTGGTGGCATACTGCAATAAATATAATAGCGCAGAATCTTATTGCAGGAGTGGGCTGGGGGGGGTTCGGCAATATATATTTGAATTACAGGGCCTTGCCGGGTTTAAATACCCTGTATGCGCATAATTTGGCCTTACAGCTGTTAGCTGAAACAGGGCTAATAGGGTTTTCGCTGTTTATCGTTCTTTTGTTCAAAGTCTTCAAAAAGTCGACGGAATACGTAAAAGGGCTTGACAATGAATTTTATTTGCCGATTTTATCCGGGATAACAGCGTTCTTGTTTATTAACCTTTTTGACTACAGTTTCTACGTGCATTCAACATTGATGCTGTTCTGGGTTTGTTTTGGAATATTGTATTTCAAAGAAAGCCGGATGACTAAAAGAGAGAAAAGCTTTTTGCCCGTTTCTCTTTTCATGGCGCTCAATTTTATTATAGCCGTTGTTTTTCTCAAACCTTTTGCAGGATATATGTTTTTTAGAAACGGCGTTAATGTTTTTAATGAACAAAAATATGAGCAGGCTGAAGGGAAGCTGTTACTTGCCGTAGAATTAGACCCGGAGGCTTCCAGGTATTATAATGAACTGGCAAAAATATGTTATTTTGAATTTACAAGGAATAAAAACAAAGTCTACCTGAATAATGCAATTGAAGCGGAAAAGCAGGCTATAGAGCATAGCAAAACCAATGCCGCATACTGGTCGGACCTCGGATGGTTATACTGGACAGACAACCAAAATAAATATGCGTCAGATTCAATGCTCAAGGCTATTAAGTATGACAGGTTCAACCCAAAATATCAAAACAATTTAAGGAATTTCCTGAATTTCACAGGCCATGCAAAGTAA